A single Chlamydia suis DNA region contains:
- a CDS encoding polymorphic outer membrane protein middle domain-containing protein: MQTPFHKFFLSIILSYSICCSLEGHAADITVPQGIYDGETLTAPFPYTVIGDPRGTTVVPAGNLILKNLDNSIAALPLSCFGNLAGNFTIDGNGYSLTFENIRTATNGAALSNSAAGSGLFIVQDFDELLFSNCNSLLSALPQAGNQQTTPTPSSGTIYSKSDLILKNIQNFSFYSNLVSGDGGAIDAQSLTIQGVKKLCVFQENTAQSDGGACQVTKNFLATDNPAPVAFVGNVAGIKGGGVAAVKDGQNGQAPGQGTTDLSVSFSKNTAVEFDGNVARIGGGIYSDGSISFLENAKTVFLNNEASPVYIDPSQPQGGGAGQAPADKDHYGNGGAIFCKNGAQPQGGTAASGEVSFKGEGMVFFSKNVAAGKGGAIYAKKLSISDCGPVQFIGNIANDGGAIYLEASGELSLSADRGDIIFDANLKRTAQQGAATVNDVQVASNAISMATGGKVAILRASEGHQILFNDPIVMANGQQQLQPPLKVNEGEGYSGDIVFAKGESVLYSDIELTQGKILLRDKAKLLVRSLDQTGGVVYMEAGTTLDFVNGAQQQQPAKPISLTNLHLSLASLLESSGVTNPPAAPTSTPAVIGNTNNGSVTIAGPIFFEDLDNTSYDKYEWLGANRTLDVLKLQVGTQPPANTPAALTLGSENPQYGYQGKWELRWEQDPAAQPPQNSYTLKATWTKTGYNPGPERVASLVPNSLWGSIFDVRSAHSAIQASIDGRAYCRGLWISGISNFFYHDRDALGQGYRHISGGYAIGANSYFGSSMFGVAFSEMFGRSKDYVVCRSNDHACIGTVYLSTKKALCGSCVFGETFMRASYGFGNQHMKTSYTFAEENDVRWDNNCLVGEIGAGLPIVIAPSKLYLNELHPFVQAEFAYADHESFTEEGDQAREFKSGHLMNLTIPVGVKFDRCSSKHPNKYSFMGAYICDAYRSISGTKTTLLSHQESWTTDAFHLGRHGAMVRGSMYASLTNNIEVYGHGRYEYRNASRGYGLSVGSKVRF; encoded by the coding sequence ATGCAAACGCCCTTTCATAAGTTCTTTCTTTCAATAATTCTATCTTACTCCATTTGCTGCTCCCTGGAAGGGCATGCAGCAGATATCACGGTTCCTCAAGGGATTTATGATGGGGAGACGTTAACAGCGCCATTTCCCTATACCGTAATAGGAGATCCTCGTGGAACGACGGTTGTTCCTGCGGGGAATTTAATTCTGAAAAACTTAGACAATTCCATTGCAGCGTTGCCTTTAAGTTGTTTCGGAAATTTAGCGGGAAATTTTACTATTGATGGAAACGGCTACTCCTTGACTTTTGAGAATATTCGAACAGCCACAAATGGAGCAGCGCTAAGTAATAGTGCCGCCGGCTCCGGATTGTTTATCGTTCAAGATTTTGATGAGCTGCTTTTTTCGAATTGTAATTCGCTGCTTTCAGCACTGCCTCAAGCTGGGAACCAGCAAACAACGCCAACTCCTTCTAGTGGGACTATTTATTCTAAATCGGATCTTATTTTAAAAAATATTCAGAATTTTTCGTTTTATAGCAATTTAGTTTCCGGGGACGGTGGAGCTATAGATGCTCAAAGTTTGACGATTCAAGGAGTAAAAAAACTTTGTGTGTTTCAAGAAAATACCGCTCAGTCTGATGGGGGAGCTTGTCAGGTAACCAAAAACTTTTTAGCTACAGATAATCCTGCTCCAGTTGCTTTCGTCGGTAATGTTGCGGGAATAAAGGGGGGAGGGGTTGCTGCTGTCAAAGATGGTCAGAATGGGCAGGCGCCTGGTCAAGGAACGACAGATTTATCAGTAAGTTTTTCGAAAAATACTGCGGTGGAATTCGATGGAAATGTTGCTCGGATTGGGGGAGGAATCTACTCGGATGGATCGATTTCCTTTCTAGAGAATGCTAAGACTGTTTTCCTGAATAATGAGGCTTCCCCTGTTTATATTGATCCTTCGCAGCCTCAAGGGGGTGGAGCAGGGCAGGCGCCTGCTGACAAAGATCATTATGGAAATGGGGGAGCCATTTTCTGTAAGAATGGTGCTCAGCCGCAGGGGGGAACAGCTGCCTCTGGAGAGGTCTCCTTTAAAGGAGAGGGGATGGTATTCTTCAGTAAAAATGTCGCCGCTGGCAAAGGCGGAGCTATTTATGCCAAAAAACTCTCCATTTCTGACTGTGGTCCAGTGCAGTTTATCGGAAATATTGCGAATGACGGGGGAGCGATTTATTTAGAAGCTTCTGGAGAACTGAGTCTATCTGCTGATCGTGGGGATATTATTTTTGACGCGAATTTAAAGAGAACCGCTCAGCAGGGTGCGGCTACTGTGAATGACGTACAGGTGGCATCGAATGCGATCTCTATGGCTACCGGAGGAAAAGTCGCTATATTAAGGGCTAGCGAGGGGCATCAAATTCTTTTTAATGACCCGATTGTTATGGCTAACGGGCAACAGCAACTGCAACCCCCCCTTAAGGTAAACGAAGGCGAAGGGTATTCGGGGGATATTGTTTTTGCTAAAGGGGAAAGTGTTTTGTACTCGGATATTGAGTTGACCCAAGGAAAGATTCTTCTCCGAGACAAAGCAAAGTTGTTAGTCCGCTCCCTGGACCAGACGGGAGGGGTTGTGTATATGGAAGCGGGAACGACTCTGGATTTTGTTAATGGAGCGCAACAGCAGCAGCCTGCTAAGCCGATATCTCTTACCAATTTACACTTATCTCTGGCTTCTTTGTTAGAGAGTAGTGGAGTGACAAATCCTCCCGCGGCTCCAACCTCTACTCCAGCTGTAATAGGAAATACTAATAATGGCTCCGTGACAATCGCTGGTCCGATTTTTTTTGAAGATTTAGATAACACCTCTTATGACAAATATGAGTGGTTAGGAGCAAATCGGACTCTTGATGTACTTAAATTACAGGTGGGTACTCAGCCTCCAGCAAATACTCCTGCCGCCCTGACCTTAGGGAGCGAAAATCCTCAGTACGGTTATCAAGGGAAGTGGGAGCTTCGATGGGAGCAGGATCCTGCTGCTCAACCTCCACAAAATAGCTATACTTTGAAAGCAACCTGGACTAAAACGGGATATAATCCAGGACCTGAGCGAGTAGCTTCCCTGGTCCCTAATAGTCTTTGGGGGTCCATTTTTGATGTGCGTTCCGCGCATTCTGCGATTCAGGCGAGTATAGATGGAAGAGCTTATTGCCGAGGGTTATGGATTTCTGGTATTTCGAACTTTTTCTACCATGACCGGGATGCTTTAGGTCAGGGATATCGGCATATTAGTGGTGGATATGCAATCGGAGCCAACTCGTATTTCGGGTCATCTATGTTTGGAGTGGCTTTTTCGGAAATGTTTGGAAGATCCAAGGATTATGTGGTGTGTAGGTCTAATGACCACGCCTGTATAGGAACAGTGTATCTATCGACTAAAAAAGCTTTGTGTGGATCCTGCGTGTTCGGGGAAACATTTATGCGTGCGAGTTATGGTTTCGGAAATCAGCATATGAAAACTTCTTATACATTTGCTGAAGAGAATGATGTGCGCTGGGATAATAACTGTCTAGTCGGAGAGATTGGAGCAGGACTTCCTATTGTGATTGCCCCATCCAAACTTTATTTGAATGAGTTACATCCCTTTGTGCAAGCAGAGTTTGCTTACGCAGACCATGAATCTTTTACAGAAGAAGGCGATCAAGCCCGGGAGTTTAAGAGTGGGCATCTTATGAATCTCACCATTCCTGTTGGAGTGAAATTCGATCGATGTTCTAGTAAACACCCGAATAAGTATAGCTTTATGGGAGCGTATATCTGTGATGCTTATCGATCCATCTCTGGAACGAAGACCACTCTCCTATCTCATCAAGAGAGCTGGACGACGGATGCTTTCCATTTGGGAAGACATGGAGCTATGGTCAGGGGATCTATGTATGCGTCTCTGACGAATAATATAGAAGTATATGGTCACGGAAGATATGAATACCGCAATGCTTCTCGGGGGTATGGTTTGAGTGTGGGCAGTAAAGTCCGATTCTAA
- a CDS encoding polymorphic outer membrane protein middle domain-containing protein, giving the protein MTRRTSLSLAYIPFILSALSLLHANETDPSHFQTFTFAGRNITFIPDLPSFITAQNIEFSSIQADGRGACAISGNTQTQVFSNAMSTTSSAGAFNIAMNSFTATGNANLFFCNNYCTHHRGGGAIHAQGPITFTQNQDVLFYNNTSAGAQYTGVSANEQNRGGATYSTIADFINNRSLSFVNNISGDCGGAICADHRVSINKTTSSILFEGNHTLDHIPTTDAQEFARGGAICSRSSGCWIAHNYGPIVFNYNQAGKGGAVQSATECSINNNTGKIVFSNNSAIGWHNNTPKGNGGAIQTPQEFYLQNNTGPIYFDSNSATHVGGAIDCNNLNIQENGPIYFLNNSAAWGAAINLSKTRGATNYIHSGSGDIVFNNNTLFPVDYATLGLRKIFHIEEGNLNNPYTLSIGAKKDTHIYFYDLFQWERVLKASTAPANSPHTVTFNPSEEFSGSVVFSYKQLSSDIRYLLGKESNYIKESPTTLKFGTLAIESDAEFEIFNVPFTQEKTSLLALGDGATLTVGKGGTLNITNLGVILPAILNAPNNPPRIRVNPQDMTTNTNANQTPSSTANIATQMITFGGSLSLVDENYESVYDSIDLSRGKSEQPILSIETTNDGQLGADWKNTLNTSLYSPPHYGYQGLWTPAWITTTYKVTLSNNPTSLASATSIADQKKTSETFDPSSTITAKVPFTKASAGGGATTNSPEVTITRHTLTVNWAPVGYIPDPARRGDLVANNLVHSGRNTTTCLRSLLPDNSWFALQGSASTLFTKQLKRLDYHGYSSASKGYVLSSQVSGAHGHKFLLAFSQSSDTMKEKITKNTISSRYYLSALCFEHPIFDRVALIGAAACNYGSHKMRSFYGTKKSSKGNFHSTTLGGSLRCELRDRMPLRSIMLTPFIQALISRTEPASIQETGDLARLFSLEQAHTAVVSPIGIKGSLSSNKWPAIAWELEVAYQPTLYWKRPLLNTMLIKNNGTWVTTNTPLAKHSFYGRGSHSLKFSYLKLFANYQAEVATSTVSHYINAGGALVF; this is encoded by the coding sequence ATGACCAGAAGAACCTCTCTATCCCTCGCTTATATTCCTTTTATCCTCTCGGCTCTTTCTCTCCTCCACGCCAACGAAACCGATCCTAGTCATTTTCAGACTTTTACTTTTGCTGGAAGAAATATTACATTCATCCCAGATCTCCCTTCTTTCATTACAGCACAAAATATTGAGTTCTCTTCTATACAAGCTGACGGACGCGGAGCCTGCGCGATCTCAGGCAACACTCAAACTCAGGTCTTTTCTAATGCTATGAGCACCACAAGCTCTGCAGGAGCTTTTAATATAGCCATGAACTCCTTCACAGCTACTGGTAATGCCAATCTATTTTTCTGTAACAACTACTGTACGCATCATAGAGGCGGAGGAGCCATTCATGCCCAAGGCCCTATTACGTTTACTCAGAATCAGGATGTTCTTTTTTATAACAACACTTCGGCTGGAGCTCAATACACAGGTGTGAGCGCGAATGAACAAAACCGCGGAGGAGCTACCTACTCCACAATTGCCGACTTCATCAATAACCGAAGCCTCTCCTTTGTCAACAACATATCCGGAGACTGCGGAGGAGCTATCTGTGCCGACCATCGAGTATCTATTAACAAAACTACCTCCAGCATCTTATTCGAAGGCAACCATACACTAGATCATATACCCACTACCGATGCTCAAGAGTTCGCCAGAGGAGGCGCTATTTGCAGCAGAAGCAGCGGCTGTTGGATCGCTCATAATTATGGGCCTATAGTCTTTAATTATAACCAAGCTGGGAAGGGAGGGGCCGTTCAATCTGCTACAGAATGTTCCATTAATAATAATACTGGGAAAATCGTTTTTTCCAACAACAGCGCTATAGGGTGGCATAATAACACTCCTAAAGGGAACGGCGGAGCCATTCAGACGCCCCAAGAATTTTATTTACAAAATAATACAGGGCCCATCTATTTCGACAGCAACTCTGCTACACACGTAGGAGGAGCTATTGATTGTAACAATCTTAACATCCAAGAAAATGGTCCCATCTACTTTCTCAATAACTCTGCTGCCTGGGGAGCTGCTATCAACCTATCGAAAACAAGAGGCGCAACAAACTACATTCATTCTGGTTCAGGGGATATTGTCTTTAACAACAACACCTTATTTCCAGTTGACTACGCTACTCTAGGTCTTCGGAAAATCTTCCACATTGAAGAGGGCAACCTAAACAATCCTTATACGTTGTCCATCGGCGCTAAAAAAGACACTCATATCTATTTCTACGATCTTTTTCAGTGGGAACGCGTACTAAAAGCAAGCACCGCCCCAGCAAACAGTCCTCACACCGTTACCTTCAATCCTTCCGAAGAGTTCTCTGGATCCGTTGTATTCTCCTATAAACAATTATCTAGCGATATAAGATATCTACTGGGGAAAGAAAGCAATTATATTAAAGAGTCTCCTACCACTTTAAAGTTTGGAACTCTAGCTATAGAATCTGATGCCGAATTCGAAATATTCAATGTCCCCTTTACTCAAGAAAAAACAAGCCTTCTTGCTCTAGGAGATGGAGCTACCCTAACGGTTGGAAAAGGAGGGACTCTCAATATTACCAACCTGGGGGTCATCCTACCCGCTATCCTCAATGCACCAAATAATCCACCACGTATTCGTGTCAATCCGCAGGATATGACCACAAACACTAACGCAAATCAAACGCCATCAAGTACAGCCAATATAGCCACTCAAATGATCACATTTGGCGGTAGCCTCTCTCTTGTGGACGAAAATTATGAATCTGTCTACGACAGCATCGATCTCTCTAGAGGAAAGTCGGAACAACCCATCTTATCCATAGAAACAACTAATGATGGCCAATTAGGAGCTGATTGGAAAAATACTCTCAATACCTCGTTATACTCCCCCCCACACTACGGATATCAGGGACTTTGGACTCCTGCATGGATAACGACCACTTATAAGGTCACTCTTAGCAACAATCCCACATCACTTGCATCTGCTACATCTATTGCCGATCAGAAAAAAACTAGTGAGACCTTCGATCCTAGCAGCACGATAACTGCTAAAGTTCCTTTTACTAAGGCTTCCGCCGGAGGTGGAGCTACCACTAACTCTCCTGAGGTAACAATCACCCGCCATACTCTGACTGTTAACTGGGCTCCTGTCGGATATATCCCAGATCCTGCTCGTAGAGGAGATCTCGTTGCCAATAACTTAGTGCACTCAGGAAGAAATACAACCACATGCCTACGTTCGTTATTACCAGATAACTCCTGGTTTGCTTTACAAGGATCCGCATCTACGCTATTCACTAAACAGCTGAAACGTTTAGATTATCACGGATACTCTTCTGCATCAAAAGGATACGTCTTATCTTCCCAGGTGTCGGGAGCTCATGGACATAAGTTTTTACTAGCCTTTTCTCAATCTTCCGACACAATGAAAGAAAAGATTACTAAGAATACAATCTCTTCCCGTTACTATCTTTCTGCTCTATGTTTTGAACATCCAATATTTGATCGTGTTGCTCTTATTGGAGCCGCAGCTTGCAACTATGGATCCCATAAAATGCGTAGCTTTTATGGAACAAAAAAATCTTCTAAGGGGAATTTTCACTCCACAACTCTAGGAGGCTCTTTACGCTGTGAACTACGCGATCGCATGCCTCTTCGTTCGATTATGTTAACTCCGTTCATTCAAGCTCTAATATCTAGAACAGAGCCAGCTTCTATCCAGGAGACCGGAGACCTAGCTAGGTTATTTTCTTTAGAGCAAGCGCACACTGCTGTTGTTTCTCCAATAGGAATTAAAGGAAGCCTTTCTTCCAATAAATGGCC